Proteins encoded in a region of the Acipenser ruthenus chromosome 11, fAciRut3.2 maternal haplotype, whole genome shotgun sequence genome:
- the LOC117428357 gene encoding protein-tyrosine sulfotransferase 2-like produces MRISTRRVAVAAGCVASMLLMAHVCQQVLECQREEAYRKGSGAVMQPEQDGLSMVDWQRVEYHYNKDMPLIFVGGVPRSGTTLMRAMLDAHPEIRCGEETRIIPRLLAMRQAWSKSEREKMRLDEAGVTDQVLDSAVRAFILEVIARHGEPAQYLCNKDPFTLKSSLYLSHLFPNSRFLLLLRDGRASVHSMISRKVTIAGFDLSSYRDCLVKWNKAMEAMYSQCLQVGPSRCKPVHYEQLVLHPRRSMQEIMRFLDIRWDEAVLHHEDAIGKPGGVSLSKTERSTDQVIKPVNLEALSKWVGHIPVDVLMDMAEIAPMLTRLGYDPNANPPNYGSPDPLVVNNTQRVMKGDFKTPANLKGQHQALQNTSETQR; encoded by the exons ATGCGCATCTCCACCAGGCGGGTTGCCGTGGCGGCAGGCTGCGTGGCCAGCATGCTGCTGATGGCGCACGTATGCCAGCAGGTGCTGGAGTGCCAGCGGGAGGAGGCGTACAGGAAGGGCTCGGGGGCGGTGATGCAGCCGGAGCAGGATGGCCTGTCGATGGTGGACTGGCAGCGCGTGGAGTACCACTACAACAAGGACATGCCGCTGATCTTCGTGGGCGGGGTCCCTCGTAGCGGCACCACCCTCATGCGGGCCATGCTGGACGCGCACCCCGAGATCCGCTGCGGGGAGGAGACCCGCATCATCCCGCGTCTGCTGGCCATGCGCCAGGCCTGGTCCAAGTCCGAGCGGGAGAAGATGAGGCTGGACGAGGCGGGAGTGACGGACCAGGTGCTGGACTCCGCAGTGCGGGCTTTCATCCTGGAGGTGATCGCCCGGCACGGAGAGCCGGCCCAGTACCTCTGCAACAAGGACCCCTTCACCCTCAAGTCCTCCCTCTACCTCTCCCACCTGTTCCCCAACTCCAGGTTCCTGCTGCTGCTCCGCGACGGCCGGGCCTCGGTGCACTCCATGATCAGCCGCAAGGTGACCATCGCCGGCTTCGACCTGAGCAGCTATCGCGACTGCCTGGTCAAGTGGAACAAGGCAATGGAGGCCATGTACTCGCAGTGCCTGCAGGTGGGGCCGTCCCGGTGCAAGCCGGTGCACTACGAGCAGCTGGTGCTGCACCCGCGCAGGTCCATGCAGGAGATCATGCGCTTCCTGGATATCCGCTGGGACGAGGCCGTGCTGCACCACGAGGACGCCATCGGCAAGCCTGGCGGAGTCTCCCTCTCCAA GACCGAGCGCTCCACGGACCAGGTGATCAAGCCCGTGAATCTGGAGGCGTTGTCCAAGTGGGTGGGGCACATTCCTGTGGACGTGTTGATGGACATGGCCGAGATCGCGCCCATGCTGACCCGGCTCGGGTACGACCCCAACGCCAACCCGCCCAACTACGGCAGCCCGGACCCCCTCGTGGTCAATAACACTCAGCGG gtaatgAAGGGAGATTTTAAAACGCCGGCCAATTTAAAAGGACAGCATCAG GCGTTGCAGAACACATCAGAGACTCAGCGGTGA